The nucleotide sequence GAGGACGGCGAGCAGGAGGATCAGCAGCGGCCCGGTCGACAGCTCGGACACCGACCCGTGGCCCACCGCCCCGGACTTCAGCGCCGCGGCTGTGAACTGCCCGGCCACGATCAGCGCCCCCACCACCACCGTCGGCAGCACCGACAGCACATGCGCGACCGTGCGCCACCACGGCGGCAGGAGCAGCACGCCGAAGTACCCGTCCGTGCCCCGCCGGTGGGAGCGCAGCACCGCCAGGTTCACGGCGATCATCACCGCCAGCCCCAGCAGCAGCTGTCCGATCTGTGTCTCGCGGTCGATGTCCTGCAGGACCGGATAGGCGTCCTCCGACTCACCGCTCGGCCAGAGCAGGAGCGTCAGGTATGCCACCAGGGCGGACAGCACCAGGGGGTGCAGCAGCAGGCGCCGCGCCTCGACCCGGGCCAGCGCGAGCACCGCCCGCCGCCGGCCCTGGACCCGCATCGGCGGCGGCTTCGGCGCGGCGACCCGTGTCCCCGCCACGGCCGTCATGCCGTCACCTCCGCCACCGGCTCGCCGCCGAGCGCCAGCAGATAGCCGTCCTCCAGCGTCGGTTCGACCAGCCGGGCGCCCGCGGGCGGGTCCCCGACGTTGCGGAACTCGCCCGTCCCGGTGCGCCACCCGGCTCTGGCGCCCGGCTGCCGCTCCCCGCTGTTCCACACCCGGCCGTCCGCCACCGCCGTCAGGTCGGCGGCCGTGCCGTCGAACCGCACCCGGCCCTTGTCCATGACCACCACCCGGTGACACAGCATCGCCACGTCCTCCGTCTGATGCGTGGACAGCAGCACCGTCCGGCCCTCGCCGGCCTCCGCGATCAACTCCCGGAACCGCATGCGCTGTTCGGGGTCGAGTCCGACCGTGGGCTCGTCCAGGACCAGGAAACCCGGGTCGCCGACCAGGGCCGCCGCCAGGGCCACGCGCTGCCGCATACCGCCGGAGAGCCGCCGTATCCGCTTGCCCCGCACATCCGCGAGACCGACCGCGTCCAGGACGCGGCGGGCCTCGGCGTGCCGGGCCTGCCGGTCCGTGAGTTCCTTGAGGATCGCCACGTAGTCGATGAACTCGAAGGCGGTGAAGTCCGGATGGAATCCCGGGTTCTGCGGCAGATAGCCCAGGACCCTTCGCACGTCCTGCCGTCCGTGGACCGTGCTCGGATCGTGCCCGAGGACGGTGAAGGCGCCGGTGTCCGGCGGCGTCGCCGTCGCCAGGATCCGCAGCAGCGTCGTCTTGCCCGCCCCGTTCGGCCCGAGCAGGCCCGTGACACCTTCGGAGAGCCGCATCGTCACGTCGTCCACCGCTCTGGTGCCGCGATAGCTCAGGGTCAGCCCGGAGGCCGAGACCGTGGGTCGTGTCATGACAGCCTCCTGGCTGCGAATCGAAGGGATCGGAAGGAAGGACCGAGCGGACGACCGCTGTCGAAGCGGTCCCGCGCCGCCACCAGCAGCACCGTCGCCACCGCCGCGACCGCCGCCGCCGCGCCCTGCCCCTCGGCGGTGAAGGGCAGCGGCGTGCCGGACGCCAGCAGCCGGCTCAGTACCACCAGGGCGGTCCAGCCGGCACCGACCAGCGCCGGTGCGAGGACGGGCCCCAGCCGGGCCGTCAACGCGACGCCCGTCGTGGTCAGCGCGAGCGCCGGCAGCAGCCAGCCGAGCGCCGCCAGGCCGAACGACGGCAGCGCCAGACTCGCCAGCACGCTCAGCACCGTCGTCGTCGACAGCACCGCGACCGTGCGCACCATCAGCAGACGGAAGGTGTGCATCGGCGCGACCACGGCCATCTCGTACGTCGGGTCGAGTCCCGGCCCGAAGGACAGCGCCACCCCCGCCAGCGGCAGCAGTGGCGCCGTGGCCAGCAGCATCAGCGGCGACGCGGCCAGTCCCACGCCGACCGCGAGCAGCAGGGTGAGCGCCACCGCGCCGAGCCAGGAGCGGCGCAGCACCGGAGTCGCCGCGAGCAGCCGCGCGGTGTGGTCGGCGATGCCGGCCCGGATCAGGAGCGATTCGGCGAAGCCCGGCCTGGGGGCGTCCAGTTCGGCGTCCAGCCGGGCCCAGCCCGCGCTGATCTCGGCGGGCGGGACATGGACCGAGAGCGCGGTGCGACAGTCGGCGCAGGCGGCGAGGTGCGTTTCGACGGACCACAGCCGGGGCGCCGCCAGCACTCCGTCGGCGTACTCCCGCAGGTCCCCGTCATCGGCGTGCCAGCTCATGTCAGGCCTTCCCGCAGTTGCTTCCGGGCGCGCATGGCCCGGGTCTTGACGGTGCCCGGGGGAATGCCGAGCACGACCGCCGCCTCACGTGTCGTCAGACCGTCGATCACCGTGGCCTGCAGCACCGCCCGCAGCTCCGGCGAGAGCTCGGCCAGCGACCCCGCCAGGTCTCCGTGCCGCACCCGGGCCAGCACGTGTTCCTCGGCCGACACCTCGTCGCGCTGCCGCAGCCGGGCGAGCGCCTGCCGCAGTCGGCCGCGGGCCCCGTCGCCCCGCAGCGCGTCCACGAGGCGGCGTGAGCCGATCCGCCACAGCCAGCCCGCCACGTCACCTTCGCGCCGGTAGCGGGCGGCTCCCCGCCATACGTCGAGAAACGTCTCCTGTACGACGTCGTCGACCAGCGCCGGGTCTGCACACCGTCCGCGCAGCCGCAGCACGAGCCACGGTGCGTAGCGCCGGTACAGCTCTTCGAAGGCCCGACGGTCCCCGTCCGCGACCGCCCGCAACAGTTCGGCGTCACCCGGACTCCCTCGCTTCATCTCGCTCACACCCCCTCATCGGACGAGACGCCCCGAACGGTTCACCGAGCACGTGCCGAGTCTGGCGCGTACGGGAGTTGCTGTCGGAGCCCGATGGGAAGGTGAGTGACTGTCGTACGCCCCCTCGATGGAGTCATGGGACGAACCCGCCCCGTCTCACGGCCGGTCGGATCCTCCCTCACGAGGCCCGTCGGCCGGCGCCCGCAGCAGCCGGCCCCCCTCGTTGCCGGTCTCGTCGTACCCGGCGTCGGAGATCCGTTGCCGCTCGCGCGGGTCGTTCGGTGGCGACCGCGCGCCGGGTGAGTCGGGTGGCTCCGTCAGTTCTTCGCCGCGAGTGCCTTGAGCGCGATGTTGAGTTCGAGGACGTTCACGCGGGGCTCACCGATGAAGCCGAGGGTGCGGCCGTCAGTGTGCTCGTCGACGAGTTCGCGCACCTGGTCGACGGGCAGCCCGTTCTTCTCCGCCACCCGGTGGATCTGGAGGTCGGCGTACCGCGGGGAGATGTCCGGGTCCAGGCCGGAACCGGAGGAGGTGACCGCGTCGGCGGGCACGTCGGACGGCTCGACCGTGTAGCCGGTCACGGAGTTGTCCTTGACCACGGCGGCCTTGGCGTCCTTCACCCACCGGATGAGCTCCTCGTTGTCGGCGGAGCGGTTGGTCGCACCGGAGAGGATGAGCTTGTACCGGGTGTTGACGCTGTTGGTGCCGAGGCCGTTGGCGGGGCGGCCCTGGAACCACTTCAGGTCGGCCTCCGGGGTCTCCTGCCCCTTCTTGAGCGGCAGGTCGTACGCCTGCCCGATGAGCGAGGAGCCGACGACCTGGCCGGTGTGGTCCTTGATCTCGGACCCGTCCGCCTTGTCGTGGAAGAGGGCCTGGGCGAAGCCGGTGACGACCAGCGGGTAGACGACCCCGGTGACGAGCGTCAGCACGAGCAGGGCCCGCAGGCCCGCCCCCAGCAGGCGGACGGTGTTCGCAAGGGAGGTGTTCATGTCCTTCAGCCGATCCCGGGGATGAGCGAGACGAGTACGTCGATGATCTTGATGCCGACGAAGGGCGCGACGAGACCGCCGAGACCGTAGACGGCGAGGTTGCGGCGGAGCAGCCTGTCGGCGCTGACCGGCCGGTACCGCACTCCCTTCAGGGCGAGCGGCACGAGCGCGATGATGATCAGCGCGTTGAAGACGACCGCGGAGAGGATCGCGGAGTCCGGCGAGGACAGCCGCATGATGTTGAGCCTGTCCAGGCCCGGGTAGACGGCCGCGAACAGCGCCGGGATGATCGCGAAGTACTTCGCGACGTCGTTGGCGATCGAGAACGTCGTCAACGCGCCCCGGGTGATGAGGAGTTGCTTGCCGATCTCGACGATCTCGATGAGCTTGGTCGGGTTGGAGTCGAGGTCGACCATGTTGCCGGCCTCCTTGGCTGCCGAGGTCCCGGTGTTCATGGCCACACCCACGTCCGCCTGGGCCAGCGCGGGCGCGTCGTTCGTGCCGTCGCCGGTCATCGCGACGAGCTTGCCGCCGGCCTGCTCCCGCTTGATGAGGGCCATCTTGTCCTCGGGGGTGGCCTCGGCGAGGAAGTCGTCGACGCCCGCCTCCTCGGCGATCGCCTTCGCGGTCAACGGGTTGTCGCCCGTGATCATGACGGTCCTGATGCCCATGCGCCGCAGTTCCTCGAACCGCTCCCGCATGCCGTCCTTGACGACGTCCTTGAGGTGGACGACGCCCAACACCCGTGCTCCGTCGGCGTCCTCGACCGCCACCAGCAGGGGTGTGCCGCCCGCCCCGGCGATCCGGTCGGCGATCCCGCCCGCGTCCTCGGCGACCGTGCCGCCCCGCTCCCGCACCCAGGCGGCGACCGAACCGGCCGCGCCCTTGCGGACCCTGCGCCCG is from Streptomyces sp. NBC_01314 and encodes:
- a CDS encoding ABC transporter ATP-binding protein, yielding MTRPTVSASGLTLSYRGTRAVDDVTMRLSEGVTGLLGPNGAGKTTLLRILATATPPDTGAFTVLGHDPSTVHGRQDVRRVLGYLPQNPGFHPDFTAFEFIDYVAILKELTDRQARHAEARRVLDAVGLADVRGKRIRRLSGGMRQRVALAAALVGDPGFLVLDEPTVGLDPEQRMRFRELIAEAGEGRTVLLSTHQTEDVAMLCHRVVVMDKGRVRFDGTAADLTAVADGRVWNSGERQPGARAGWRTGTGEFRNVGDPPAGARLVEPTLEDGYLLALGGEPVAEVTA
- a CDS encoding zf-HC2 domain-containing protein, giving the protein MSWHADDGDLREYADGVLAAPRLWSVETHLAACADCRTALSVHVPPAEISAGWARLDAELDAPRPGFAESLLIRAGIADHTARLLAATPVLRRSWLGAVALTLLLAVGVGLAASPLMLLATAPLLPLAGVALSFGPGLDPTYEMAVVAPMHTFRLLMVRTVAVLSTTTVLSVLASLALPSFGLAALGWLLPALALTTTGVALTARLGPVLAPALVGAGWTALVVLSRLLASGTPLPFTAEGQGAAAAVAAVATVLLVAARDRFDSGRPLGPSFRSLRFAARRLS
- a CDS encoding RNA polymerase sigma factor, with translation MKRGSPGDAELLRAVADGDRRAFEELYRRYAPWLVLRLRGRCADPALVDDVVQETFLDVWRGAARYRREGDVAGWLWRIGSRRLVDALRGDGARGRLRQALARLRQRDEVSAEEHVLARVRHGDLAGSLAELSPELRAVLQATVIDGLTTREAAVVLGIPPGTVKTRAMRARKQLREGLT
- a CDS encoding potassium-transporting ATPase subunit C, whose amino-acid sequence is MNTSLANTVRLLGAGLRALLVLTLVTGVVYPLVVTGFAQALFHDKADGSEIKDHTGQVVGSSLIGQAYDLPLKKGQETPEADLKWFQGRPANGLGTNSVNTRYKLILSGATNRSADNEELIRWVKDAKAAVVKDNSVTGYTVEPSDVPADAVTSSGSGLDPDISPRYADLQIHRVAEKNGLPVDQVRELVDEHTDGRTLGFIGEPRVNVLELNIALKALAAKN